From the genome of Methylomonas sp. UP202, one region includes:
- a CDS encoding polysaccharide biosynthesis/export family protein, which produces MADIRDLPESETHVMAGDVLQIVRDIAPKVEPEENTRFQVRPDGGFSYLDAGTIVAVGRTPEQIADDISSRLAKIYRYPKVTVNIMSAPGNRVQVGGAVQNPVSIDITTPTSLDQAIVGAGGLLSTADASHVALLRLDATNRYKAYFTDFGQLLEIQAQRRPLMLKRGDIVFVPKSALGNAIEVVDLYMNQLLPFTKSIGLGASYSWTPANNNTTNAVNNSNGN; this is translated from the coding sequence GTGGCTGATATCAGAGATTTACCCGAATCGGAAACCCACGTCATGGCCGGAGACGTGTTGCAAATCGTCCGCGACATCGCACCAAAGGTCGAGCCTGAAGAAAATACCCGCTTCCAAGTCCGCCCGGACGGTGGATTTTCCTATCTGGACGCCGGTACCATAGTAGCCGTTGGCCGTACTCCGGAACAAATTGCCGACGATATTTCCAGCAGGCTTGCCAAAATTTATCGTTATCCCAAGGTTACCGTGAACATCATGAGCGCGCCGGGAAACCGGGTACAAGTCGGTGGGGCGGTGCAGAATCCGGTATCGATCGACATTACGACGCCAACCAGCCTCGACCAAGCCATTGTCGGTGCCGGCGGACTACTTTCTACGGCCGATGCTAGTCACGTCGCATTGTTGCGGCTCGACGCAACGAATCGATACAAAGCGTACTTTACCGATTTCGGTCAGCTTTTGGAAATTCAGGCCCAGCGTCGTCCGTTGATGTTAAAACGCGGCGACATTGTGTTCGTGCCCAAATCCGCGTTGGGCAATGCCATCGAAGTCGTGGATTTGTACATGAATCAGTTACTGCCCTTCACCAAATCCATCGGGTTGGGCGCCAGCTACAGTTGGACGCCGGCCAACAACAACACGACAAACGCCGTTAACAATTCCAATGGAAATTAA
- a CDS encoding cellulase family glycosylhydrolase, which produces MISKFWRLIGLVFLFAGMAFNQPRAADLYLIPPKPLVWKDFLGVNAHLLWFNEAQYSQQLSQLKALGLEWVRIDVHWDRLEPEEKKFVWEPLDGVADALQQQQVKSVVYLVGSAPFASSSILPFGQSDQYPPKDVNVFADRMVTLAKRYPVVNAWQVWNEPNLPAFWQPLASPDDYGKLFNASYQALRGGAADKTVVMAGMAYYSQMPLRSGLMLEELAQKIGSPWRGSIVAYHPYSLSPEGDDPSVADFVVRTKTLNARLRATSPLGIWATEWGWSSYDGPKEEQDLIGVDGQADYLLRRLALISAVDFDRVFLFALSDLDERASYRDRYYGLLDLNGNPKPAYTALAKFLAITGPRLNPGTMPKVSSLPKDLATFSVSWMKPDGTQLLMFWAKNAGTMELANIQSATLHQPLKQTSKALTVNGGKVSVPVTQQLQILEWR; this is translated from the coding sequence ATGATTAGCAAATTTTGGCGTTTAATCGGCTTGGTCTTCTTGTTTGCGGGAATGGCGTTTAACCAGCCAAGGGCTGCGGACCTGTATTTGATTCCGCCCAAGCCATTAGTCTGGAAGGATTTCCTGGGTGTTAATGCCCACCTGCTATGGTTCAATGAGGCGCAATACAGCCAACAGTTGAGTCAACTGAAGGCGCTCGGGCTGGAATGGGTCAGGATCGATGTACATTGGGATCGCCTGGAGCCGGAAGAGAAAAAATTTGTGTGGGAACCCTTGGACGGCGTTGCCGATGCGTTGCAACAACAGCAGGTTAAATCGGTTGTTTATCTGGTTGGTTCGGCACCGTTCGCCAGTAGCTCTATTTTACCGTTCGGGCAGTCCGATCAGTATCCGCCCAAGGATGTCAATGTCTTTGCGGATCGGATGGTGACCCTGGCCAAACGGTATCCTGTAGTCAATGCCTGGCAAGTCTGGAACGAGCCGAATTTGCCGGCGTTCTGGCAACCCTTGGCCAGTCCGGACGACTACGGCAAATTGTTCAACGCATCTTACCAGGCTCTGCGCGGCGGCGCTGCGGACAAGACGGTGGTGATGGCCGGCATGGCGTATTACAGTCAAATGCCGTTGCGCAGCGGTTTGATGTTGGAAGAGTTGGCTCAGAAGATCGGTTCGCCGTGGCGAGGATCGATAGTCGCTTATCACCCCTACAGTTTGTCCCCGGAAGGGGACGATCCGAGCGTTGCGGATTTTGTCGTCCGCACCAAAACCCTGAATGCCCGTTTACGCGCTACCAGCCCGCTTGGGATTTGGGCCACCGAATGGGGATGGTCAAGCTATGACGGTCCTAAGGAAGAGCAGGACTTGATCGGCGTGGATGGCCAAGCCGACTATCTATTGCGGCGTTTGGCGTTGATCAGCGCCGTCGATTTCGATCGAGTATTTTTGTTTGCGCTGTCCGACCTGGACGAGCGGGCCAGTTACCGGGATCGCTATTATGGTCTACTGGACCTGAACGGCAATCCCAAGCCGGCCTATACCGCATTAGCCAAATTTCTGGCCATTACCGGACCGCGCCTTAATCCGGGGACCATGCCGAAAGTCAGCAGTTTGCCCAAGGACTTGGCAACGTTCAGCGTCAGTTGGATGAAGCCGGACGGCACGCAGTTGTTGATGTTTTGGGCGAAGAATGCCGGCACGATGGAGTTGGCGAATATCCAGTCGGCGACCTTGCATCAACCGCTCAAGCAGACCTCCAAAGCATTAACCGTGAATGGCGGCAAAGTGTCCGTGCCGGTAACCCAGCAGTTACAAATTTTGGAGTGGCGCTAA
- a CDS encoding glycosyltransferase, with protein MRIALISPLPPEQTGIADYAAAFKNALEGQGVTVDVPFSGMAIAGTPESVARYMAAIDWAVYDVVHAELGGGRIREFLALEWLAAHAPTVALTATVHDPERLIWKPASLPGPLAMAARLPRAVYQALVLLADPLTLVRERRLARRLSGIVTLTETGARCLEQRMKLASGAVTTIAHGNFTIDEQAPPIAPPDGPLKLLYFGFIYKGKGIEDLIDAIALLFRQRPEAQRKLSLTLAGGTAPDIAFGDDNSYIAGLQRQLTEAGLAESHVHWQLDVPAAEIPHIIQAHHVLVLPYKESKKLAFLGRMLGTSGALSWANACGRGVISSDARAFVEEVSHGNGAVFPQGDSVALATELVKLLDQPETIGAWSRSATAMGQARAWPRIASAFGAMFKSVSGKSHD; from the coding sequence ATGCGCATAGCTCTGATTTCGCCATTGCCTCCCGAGCAAACCGGCATTGCCGATTACGCGGCCGCGTTCAAAAATGCGCTTGAAGGGCAGGGCGTCACTGTCGACGTGCCTTTTTCCGGGATGGCTATCGCAGGTACGCCGGAAAGCGTGGCCCGGTACATGGCGGCAATCGATTGGGCGGTTTATGACGTGGTGCATGCTGAGTTGGGCGGAGGACGGATACGAGAGTTTCTGGCATTGGAATGGCTAGCCGCGCATGCTCCGACGGTGGCGTTAACCGCCACCGTGCACGATCCCGAGCGCTTAATCTGGAAGCCCGCCAGTTTGCCGGGGCCGTTGGCGATGGCGGCCCGACTACCGCGCGCCGTTTATCAAGCCTTGGTATTGCTAGCCGATCCGTTGACGTTAGTGAGGGAGCGGCGCTTGGCGCGGCGTTTGTCGGGAATTGTCACCTTGACCGAAACTGGAGCGCGTTGTTTGGAGCAGCGGATGAAGCTCGCCAGCGGCGCGGTGACGACGATAGCGCACGGCAACTTTACGATCGACGAGCAAGCTCCACCGATAGCGCCACCGGACGGGCCGTTAAAGCTGTTGTATTTCGGTTTTATTTATAAAGGCAAAGGGATCGAGGACTTGATTGATGCGATTGCCTTACTGTTTCGGCAACGACCGGAAGCCCAGCGGAAATTGAGTTTGACCTTGGCTGGCGGAACCGCGCCAGACATCGCATTCGGCGACGATAATTCCTACATTGCCGGGCTGCAACGCCAATTGACGGAAGCGGGCTTGGCGGAAAGCCATGTTCATTGGCAGTTGGATGTGCCGGCTGCCGAGATTCCCCATATCATCCAGGCGCATCATGTGTTGGTGCTGCCTTATAAGGAGTCGAAAAAACTCGCCTTTTTGGGGCGCATGTTGGGCACCAGCGGCGCTTTGTCCTGGGCCAACGCTTGCGGTCGGGGGGTGATCAGCTCCGATGCCCGCGCATTCGTCGAAGAAGTTTCCCATGGCAACGGTGCCGTGTTTCCGCAAGGCGACAGTGTGGCGTTGGCGACCGAATTGGTCAAATTATTGGATCAGCCGGAAACGATTGGCGCGTGGAGCCGCTCGGCGACGGCAATGGGCCAAGCTCGGGCTTGGCCGCGGATCGCGTCTGCCTTCGGCGCGATGTTTAAATCAGTTTCGGGGAAAAGTCATGATTAG
- a CDS encoding glycosyltransferase family 1 protein, translating into MRVGIDYRPVVAAPYSGIARQVLALEQALIDGGAEVFRFSPAPADHPLRQRLLCPDEPSPAEGLHRPRERLKFEWAFLPKAVEAQCLDLYVATANTGLPVKRVAGTRYALLLHDVFQLTMQNYHASRVRALVYRWIDRVGIAHSVRLADVIWSPSAFTAGEVARLFPKQARRISVLPNAVPASANAADAPPDGVPDRYWLVVGTREPRKNIPWFIENWRLARSSDAVIPELVLVGHPQDIPADQRDLPGLMMISSLSDSQLGALYAHADRLWQPSLAEGFGLPVVEALGHGTPVAVATGSALDEVAPPSAPRFSPLDGEALQIMMRGLAGDAPSRDTDSARQWAARYAMPEYTRRVWALVDDLINANH; encoded by the coding sequence ATGCGCGTAGGAATTGATTATCGTCCGGTGGTGGCGGCTCCGTATTCCGGCATCGCCAGACAGGTGTTGGCCTTGGAGCAAGCCTTGATCGACGGCGGAGCCGAAGTCTTCCGCTTTAGTCCGGCTCCGGCCGACCACCCGTTGCGGCAACGGTTGCTGTGTCCCGATGAGCCTAGCCCAGCCGAAGGTTTGCACCGGCCGCGAGAGCGCCTCAAGTTCGAATGGGCATTCTTACCGAAAGCTGTCGAAGCTCAGTGTTTAGATTTGTATGTCGCGACCGCGAACACCGGCTTGCCGGTCAAACGCGTGGCGGGGACCCGCTACGCGTTACTGTTGCACGACGTGTTTCAATTGACGATGCAAAACTATCATGCGAGCCGCGTTAGAGCGCTGGTTTACCGGTGGATAGACCGTGTAGGGATTGCTCATTCAGTGCGACTGGCCGATGTAATCTGGTCGCCTTCCGCTTTTACCGCCGGCGAAGTTGCGAGATTGTTTCCCAAACAGGCGCGGCGTATTTCCGTATTGCCGAATGCCGTGCCGGCATCGGCGAATGCCGCCGATGCCCCGCCGGATGGTGTGCCCGATCGGTATTGGCTGGTGGTTGGGACGCGCGAGCCGCGAAAAAACATCCCTTGGTTCATCGAAAATTGGCGGCTGGCTAGGAGTAGCGATGCGGTAATCCCGGAATTGGTGTTGGTCGGTCATCCCCAGGATATACCGGCCGACCAGCGCGATTTGCCTGGTTTGATGATGATAAGCAGTTTGAGCGATAGCCAATTGGGGGCGCTTTATGCGCACGCCGATCGCCTTTGGCAGCCGTCGCTGGCGGAGGGTTTCGGCTTGCCTGTCGTCGAAGCATTGGGCCATGGCACGCCGGTGGCTGTCGCGACCGGTTCCGCGCTGGATGAAGTGGCGCCGCCGTCCGCGCCGAGGTTTTCGCCGTTGGACGGCGAGGCCCTGCAAATTATGATGCGGGGTTTGGCCGGCGACGCGCCTAGTCGCGACACCGATAGCGCGAGGCAATGGGCGGCCCGCTACGCCATGCCCGAATACACCCGGCGGGTTTGGGCCTTGGTTGACGACCTGATCAACGCCAACCACTGA
- a CDS encoding O-antigen ligase family protein: MAVQGKFLAVALGLLFGGLLTLLDPAKTVLALVALAMTIAVMRRPLLGLLLFAFFATLIPYTTVQLGIRITVSEALLALTWLGVFWQLTIRRCRWVVGSTERQLIWLMLFTTIPFAVGQLTIQAEGSGLVNWIRWLMNVSTLLLVPILIDDDRKRDKLLLALLLGTLAMLTLSIFYFLKDRNANTFIPVLEKLKYAHPEAVKDIFSANFSRMASPWVHPNLTGGVLVLFLPLAYFYARFQNGWRSLLGWTVALMGAAGLLFSMSRGAIVSLALVLLWLTWLRVPGAGRIIGTATVLVVGLVLFYPPLQERLSTTFSSTNASTEIRMDEYRRFPDAMARYPLGIGFKTDPPPPNTGLLGISNLWLNFIYKTGIPGMLLFIAVTVAWWREIKPRGWLNLLNRERAVWIGSSAGLLSALLTGLFDHYYSFTMVLVALFWMIMALGLHSARRLAIEGDPLLFTGQNRRDTQ; the protein is encoded by the coding sequence ATGGCCGTACAGGGCAAATTCCTGGCCGTCGCGTTGGGCTTGCTGTTTGGTGGCTTGCTGACGCTGTTGGATCCGGCGAAAACCGTTTTGGCGTTGGTGGCGCTGGCGATGACGATTGCCGTCATGCGTCGTCCGCTGCTGGGCCTGTTGCTGTTTGCGTTCTTCGCCACCTTGATTCCTTATACGACGGTTCAGTTGGGAATACGGATCACGGTGTCCGAAGCCTTGCTGGCGCTGACTTGGCTCGGCGTTTTCTGGCAATTGACGATACGCCGCTGCCGCTGGGTAGTCGGCAGTACCGAGCGGCAGCTGATTTGGCTGATGCTGTTTACGACGATTCCGTTCGCGGTCGGGCAACTGACCATCCAGGCCGAGGGTAGCGGACTGGTCAACTGGATACGTTGGCTGATGAACGTTTCGACGTTGTTGTTGGTGCCTATTTTGATCGACGACGATCGCAAGCGCGACAAACTACTCCTTGCCTTGCTGCTGGGGACTTTGGCGATGCTGACACTGTCGATTTTTTATTTTTTGAAGGATCGCAACGCCAATACTTTCATTCCGGTGTTGGAAAAACTCAAATACGCACATCCCGAGGCGGTCAAGGACATTTTCTCGGCCAATTTCAGCCGGATGGCTTCGCCTTGGGTGCATCCGAATCTGACCGGTGGCGTACTGGTGTTATTTTTGCCGTTGGCCTATTTCTACGCCCGTTTTCAAAACGGTTGGCGTAGCCTGCTGGGTTGGACGGTGGCGCTGATGGGCGCGGCCGGTTTGTTGTTCAGCATGTCCCGAGGTGCCATTGTCAGTCTGGCGCTAGTCTTGTTGTGGCTGACTTGGCTGCGAGTGCCGGGCGCCGGGCGAATTATCGGCACCGCGACGGTATTGGTCGTCGGCTTAGTGTTGTTTTATCCGCCGCTGCAAGAGCGTTTGTCGACCACCTTTTCGTCCACCAACGCCAGCACCGAAATTCGGATGGACGAGTACCGGCGTTTTCCGGATGCGATGGCCCGCTATCCGTTGGGCATCGGCTTCAAAACCGATCCGCCGCCGCCGAATACCGGTTTGCTCGGCATTTCCAATCTGTGGCTCAATTTTATTTATAAAACCGGCATTCCCGGCATGTTGCTGTTTATCGCGGTAACGGTGGCCTGGTGGCGAGAGATCAAACCCCGCGGTTGGCTGAATCTGTTGAACCGCGAACGGGCGGTTTGGATCGGTAGCAGCGCGGGCTTGCTGTCGGCCTTGCTGACCGGTTTGTTCGATCACTATTACAGTTTTACGATGGTTTTAGTCGCGTTGTTCTGGATGATTATGGCACTCGGCCTGCATTCGGCGCGGCGTTTGGCGATTGAGGGCGATCCTTTGTTATTTACCGGGCAAAACAGGAGAGATACGCAATGA
- a CDS encoding polysaccharide biosynthesis/export family protein — protein sequence MTFENRYGRVRRHFPVLAYLLTLGLVACGSPAKVGLPDEEAMAERDLRRIDLSELPVPVTRIVSGDTLRVLRQSPTPISKSEPTMFLVRPDGKFAYPNVGLVQAVGRTPEQVANEITEKLSGIYRYPLVAVNIANGSGNRVFVGGAVAKPTNIDVSAPTSLEQAILDAGGLQAAADGEHVALLRIGEDNLYQVYFIDYARLLDDPSRQKRLLLQRGDVVFAPKSDLGNAIEVVDLYFRQLIPFSKSVGLGLSYFSYGYIQ from the coding sequence ATGACTTTTGAAAACCGCTACGGACGGGTACGGCGGCATTTTCCGGTTCTTGCATATCTTCTAACTCTGGGATTGGTTGCTTGCGGTTCGCCTGCTAAAGTCGGTTTACCGGATGAGGAAGCAATGGCGGAACGGGATTTGCGAAGGATCGATCTTAGTGAATTGCCGGTTCCGGTTACCAGGATCGTAAGCGGGGACACCCTACGTGTCCTCAGGCAGTCTCCAACGCCGATTTCAAAAAGCGAACCAACGATGTTCCTCGTGCGTCCGGACGGTAAGTTTGCTTACCCGAATGTGGGTTTAGTCCAAGCGGTGGGCCGAACCCCCGAGCAGGTTGCCAACGAAATTACCGAAAAACTAAGCGGAATTTATCGTTATCCATTGGTGGCGGTCAACATTGCTAACGGGTCGGGCAATCGGGTGTTTGTCGGTGGGGCCGTCGCCAAACCCACCAATATTGACGTCAGCGCGCCCACGAGTTTGGAACAAGCAATACTGGACGCCGGCGGATTGCAAGCGGCGGCGGATGGTGAACACGTCGCATTGCTCAGGATAGGCGAGGACAATCTTTACCAAGTTTACTTTATTGACTACGCTCGGTTGCTGGACGACCCCTCCAGGCAAAAGCGTTTATTGTTGCAGCGCGGCGACGTCGTGTTCGCACCGAAATCCGATTTGGGCAACGCGATAGAAGTGGTGGATTTGTATTTCAGACAATTGATTCCGTTTAGCAAGTCCGTCGGCCTCGGGCTGAGTTACTTCAGTTACGGCTACATCCAATAG
- a CDS encoding glycosyltransferase family 4 protein, whose protein sequence is MPALKILWTLPYLPWPTTSGGKVRQYHLLRSLSERGHRITLLVQSKETLSESAREQLESVVERLIVLPRRPLKHPYSLAAAAFAPYPLLTSVNGLAPALEHQFSQLLKEPWDVVQIEHSYALQPYLHSLRDRRQDFVLTEHNVESSLGAATYQHLPKWIWPFVVYDQWRYRRWEKSALKSPARLIAVTESDAAELGRIAGRDVDVVINGVDTRGFAGVVPDLTSQRILFVGNFEYPPNRDAVEWCLNDIMPKVWARMPEAKLAVCGYAMPEKWAGQWPDPRVEWCGFVNDLTLEQGRSAVFLAALREGGGSKLKVLEALAAGLPLVSTSQGVSGLSLQADVEYARGDDADGLATALIDSLRDPDRAGDMGKAGRLYAANHHDWRVAADQLESVYRKMTDARRN, encoded by the coding sequence ATGCCAGCACTGAAAATATTGTGGACCTTACCGTATCTGCCGTGGCCGACCACCAGCGGCGGGAAGGTGCGCCAGTACCATTTACTGCGTAGCCTGAGTGAGCGCGGCCATCGGATTACCTTGTTGGTGCAAAGCAAGGAGACCTTGTCGGAATCGGCTCGGGAGCAGTTGGAATCGGTCGTCGAAAGATTGATCGTGTTGCCCAGGCGACCGTTGAAGCATCCCTACTCGCTGGCGGCCGCCGCATTCGCTCCTTATCCGTTGCTAACCAGCGTTAACGGACTGGCACCGGCATTGGAGCATCAGTTCTCGCAATTGCTGAAAGAGCCTTGGGATGTCGTCCAGATTGAACACAGTTACGCACTGCAACCCTATTTGCACTCCTTGCGGGATCGTCGGCAAGATTTCGTATTGACCGAGCACAACGTCGAGTCCTCGCTCGGTGCGGCAACCTATCAGCATTTGCCCAAATGGATTTGGCCTTTCGTGGTTTACGATCAATGGCGCTACCGGCGTTGGGAGAAGTCGGCATTGAAGTCGCCGGCCCGTTTGATCGCGGTCACCGAGAGTGATGCCGCCGAGTTGGGTAGAATTGCCGGGCGCGACGTGGACGTGGTGATTAACGGTGTCGATACTCGGGGGTTCGCTGGCGTCGTCCCGGATTTGACTAGCCAGCGTATCTTATTTGTCGGCAATTTCGAGTATCCGCCTAACCGCGATGCGGTGGAATGGTGTCTAAACGACATCATGCCCAAGGTTTGGGCGCGGATGCCGGAGGCGAAGCTCGCGGTCTGCGGTTACGCGATGCCCGAGAAATGGGCCGGACAATGGCCTGACCCTCGCGTGGAATGGTGCGGTTTCGTTAACGATTTGACCTTGGAGCAAGGGCGCTCGGCGGTGTTTCTGGCCGCGTTGCGCGAAGGCGGCGGGTCCAAACTCAAGGTGCTGGAGGCGCTGGCGGCGGGTTTGCCGTTGGTCAGTACCAGCCAGGGCGTGTCCGGATTGAGCTTGCAAGCCGATGTGGAGTATGCGCGCGGCGACGATGCCGACGGTCTCGCGACAGCCTTGATCGACAGTTTGCGCGATCCGGATCGGGCCGGCGACATGGGGAAGGCAGGGCGGCTTTATGCCGCTAATCATCATGACTGGCGAGTTGCCGCCGATCAATTGGAATCCGTTTACCGGAAAATGACCGATGCGCGTAGGAATTGA
- a CDS encoding acyltransferase → MKHRIYHSNAVRDRLVDYAEKLAVDAGELLVAYEWMLANDVAFEEGDADRPRVSICSVNIEMRIEQPLARRFYALLRDEIPTTFVPAYGINWPTLKDRWLRAWEQWYNILINKIPSHHLRIAWLRLGGAKIGKGSSIWRNTEIIGVENLVIGDDTCIAWHCQIDARAGLIIGNHVAVASHAKIIAGTHDLEAPEFWSVSAPIYIEDYVWIATGALVGHGAKIGKGAVVTANTVVSKEIAPYKIVGGMGAKPMGERPHDLTYKVGGKGLFCLFY, encoded by the coding sequence ATGAAACACCGCATTTACCATTCCAACGCCGTTCGCGATCGTCTGGTGGACTACGCCGAAAAACTGGCGGTCGACGCCGGCGAGTTACTCGTGGCCTATGAGTGGATGTTGGCTAACGACGTTGCTTTCGAGGAAGGCGACGCTGACCGTCCGCGGGTGTCGATTTGCTCGGTCAACATTGAAATGCGGATCGAGCAACCGCTGGCGCGGCGGTTTTACGCCTTATTGCGCGATGAAATTCCGACCACCTTCGTGCCGGCCTACGGCATCAATTGGCCGACGTTAAAGGACCGTTGGCTGCGGGCCTGGGAGCAGTGGTACAACATTTTGATCAACAAGATTCCCAGTCATCACCTGCGCATTGCTTGGCTGAGGCTGGGGGGAGCCAAGATCGGCAAGGGATCGTCGATTTGGCGGAATACCGAAATCATCGGCGTCGAAAACCTGGTGATCGGCGACGATACCTGCATTGCTTGGCATTGCCAGATCGATGCCCGCGCCGGTTTGATCATTGGTAATCACGTTGCGGTGGCTTCGCACGCCAAGATCATTGCCGGCACCCACGATTTGGAAGCGCCGGAATTTTGGTCGGTATCGGCGCCGATTTACATCGAAGACTACGTCTGGATCGCTACCGGAGCTTTGGTTGGGCACGGTGCCAAGATCGGCAAGGGCGCGGTCGTGACCGCCAACACCGTGGTCAGCAAGGAAATCGCACCGTATAAGATCGTCGGCGGTATGGGGGCCAAACCGATGGGCGAACGGCCTCACGATCTCACCTATAAAGTCGGCGGCAAGGGGCTGTTCTGCCTGTTCTACTAA
- a CDS encoding lipid II flippase MurJ, with the protein MLGSTLLLTLATLAGLVAGFGREWLLIADWGAGAKTDAFLVAMFLPEAIRVMLAGGLLSAAMLPLWQRADTQIQPRWLSGQIAHWLAAGLGLALVIAAAAPLLIGWIGPGLATADRERGVEVLIWLAFTIPGFLTQAVLTVPLQAAGRFLLSGLGSLLFNLPPVVYLGWAGKQADEIWLAQSFLVGSALMALVLFPSAWGFGWRPWLAGAKGEFAQVWRQLWPLLLSSGASQGLALLERLTASLLGEGSVTLVNLARKLVNIPLIALMGLNQVLLGKMSGEGEQSRLRLMQRGLSICTRLTLLPVAGLMLISPLLVTKLLPAGLSQGPLPLLLALFALSIVFGSWNALLARYFYAGADTRTPLLCELSGSGVQAVLLLALPAYLGIWGLPAAVMGGVFSTGVLLAGKVSNGLWRRLAKLSLLALLVCGACLFTLFQLYPALAATL; encoded by the coding sequence ATGCTGGGTTCCACACTGTTATTGACGCTGGCGACGCTGGCCGGCCTGGTCGCCGGCTTTGGTCGGGAATGGCTGTTGATCGCCGATTGGGGGGCGGGCGCCAAGACCGACGCCTTTCTGGTGGCGATGTTTTTACCGGAGGCGATTCGGGTCATGCTTGCCGGCGGCTTATTGTCGGCGGCGATGTTGCCGCTGTGGCAACGCGCGGATACTCAGATTCAGCCGCGTTGGTTGAGCGGCCAAATCGCCCATTGGCTGGCGGCCGGTCTTGGTCTGGCGCTGGTGATCGCGGCCGCCGCTCCGCTACTGATCGGCTGGATCGGTCCGGGGTTGGCGACGGCGGACCGCGAACGCGGCGTCGAGGTTTTGATCTGGCTAGCTTTCACGATTCCCGGTTTTCTTACGCAGGCGGTGTTGACGGTGCCGCTGCAAGCCGCCGGCCGTTTTCTACTGTCGGGCTTGGGTTCTCTGTTGTTCAATTTGCCGCCGGTGGTGTATTTGGGGTGGGCCGGTAAACAGGCCGATGAAATTTGGTTGGCGCAGAGTTTTCTGGTCGGCAGTGCGCTGATGGCGCTGGTATTGTTTCCCTCCGCCTGGGGATTCGGCTGGCGGCCGTGGTTGGCAGGCGCGAAAGGCGAGTTTGCTCAGGTTTGGCGCCAGCTTTGGCCGTTGTTGCTCAGTAGCGGCGCCAGCCAAGGTTTGGCGTTGTTAGAGCGACTGACCGCGTCGTTGCTGGGCGAAGGTTCGGTGACGCTGGTCAATCTGGCACGTAAACTGGTCAATATTCCGCTGATTGCGTTAATGGGTTTGAACCAAGTGCTGCTCGGCAAAATGAGCGGCGAAGGTGAGCAGAGCCGTTTACGTCTGATGCAGCGAGGCTTGTCGATTTGCACCCGGCTGACCTTGTTGCCGGTGGCCGGACTGATGTTGATTTCGCCGTTATTGGTAACGAAATTATTGCCGGCCGGCTTGAGTCAAGGGCCGTTGCCGTTATTGCTGGCCTTGTTTGCGCTGTCCATCGTGTTCGGCAGTTGGAACGCCTTGCTGGCCCGCTATTTTTACGCCGGCGCCGATACCCGCACGCCGTTGTTGTGCGAATTGTCGGGCAGCGGCGTGCAAGCGGTGTTATTGCTGGCCTTGCCCGCTTACCTCGGCATTTGGGGGCTGCCCGCCGCGGTCATGGGCGGGGTGTTCAGTACCGGCGTGTTGCTGGCCGGCAAGGTTTCCAACGGACTGTGGCGGCGACTCGCCAAGCTTAGCCTGCTGGCCTTGCTGGTGTGCGGTGCTTGTCTGTTCACGCTGTTTCAGCTCTATCCGGCGCTGGCCGCCACACTGTAG